The genome window TCGCCATCGGCATCAGCTTTGTATGGGCACTGTTTTATATGCTGCGCAAAATAAAGCCGCGCCTACGATAAAAACTTCTCTAAATTGACCCGCATCTGTCTGGCCAGCGCCTCCGGCGTCTGGCCTTTTTGCTTGGCCGCATAGGCCAAATTTTCCATCAGTACAGCCGGGATCTGCGTAAGCTCCATGGTCTCTTTCTGCATGGCCCAGGCTACCGCCTCAATCCCATCGGTCTCTACAAACAGGCGCTCTGCCGGGATTTCGCGCAGCATTTGCTGCTGCAGATGGGCTCCGGCCTCAGCAAGCCGCGCCGTATCCGGTCCCAGCGTAAAATAACAATCCAGCGCCATGTAGCGCTCCAGCGTTTTTTCCGGCCCGGAATACCAGTGCACGCAGATCCTTTCCGGGAAGCCCTGCAGCAGATCGGCAATGCGCTCCTCCTGCCCTTTGGTGTGCAAAATGACCGGCTTTTTTTGATCTGCCGCCAGCTGAAGCTGTTTTTCCAGCTGCCTTTGCTGCACCTCTAGCGAAACGCTGCACCACACGCTGTCCATGCCGATTTCTCCAATCAAATCACACTGCTCCAGAGCCGGCATGCTTTCCTCGATCGTCCACTGGTCCGCATACCAAGGATGGAGGCCAAAGCTAAGCCGAAGCTCCGGCCTCCCCTTAAATGTCTGCAGAAAGCGCCACTCCTCCGGTGTGCCGCTGGAAAAACAGGTGATCAGATCATTTTGTTTGCGCAGCGCCAGCTCCTGCTCTGCCTGAGGCTCTAAAAACGCGCTTATATGCGCATGCATATCAATGATCTGCATCCGTTTTTTCTCCTTTTGCCTGAATGATTTCATAGATCTCGGCCCGCAGCGCTCCCTGCGCATACAGCCACTGCCTGTCGCGCTCCTTCTGCGCAATGGTAATTTCCTTTCGGATTCCCTCTCCCGGACCGCCTAAAATCAAAATCCGGTCCGAGAGATAAATGGCCTCATCTGTATCATGGGTGACCAGCAGAATGGTCTTTTTTAAATTGCGGCGCAGCTCCTGAAGCCAGTCCTGCATATTTCCCCGCGTAATCACATCCAATGCGCCAAACGGCTCATCCAGCAGATAAATGTCTGCCTCGCACAGTGTGGTCCGCAAAAAAGCTGCCCTCTGCCGCATACCGCCCGACAGCTCATGCGGATATTTCTCTTCGCAGCCCTGCAGGCCAAAGCGCGCCATCTGCTCTCTGGCCCGGCTCTTCATCCTATCCTTCTGATGATGAATTTCACCGTAAAGGCATACATTATCCAATATCGTCCTCCAGGGCAGCAGCAAATCGCTCTGCGGCATATAGGCAAACTGACGGCTAACCCCTTCGATCCTTGCTCCATCGATTTCTATTTTGCCGCTCTGCGGCCTTAAATTGCCGGCCAGCACGTTGAGCAGCGTCGATTTTCCACAGCCGGACGGCCCCAAAATACTCACAAACTCTCCGTCCTGCACGGCGAAAGAGAGCTCACGCAGCACCGTCTGATCGGCATAGGAAAAGCTTAATGCGCAGATATTTAATTTCATTTATTTCCCCAAAAATTCATTTGTGTAGCAGTCGCTGGCGGGAATCGTCTGATTGATCACGCCGTATTCCTTTAAGAAGGCGCTGTAGTTGTCCCATACCTCGTCCTTCATGATGCCCCACACCTCAGCGTCTTCCATATATTTGCCGGCCAGATAGGTCTGGGATTTTTTGAGCATTTCAAGATCGTAGGTTGGCGCATAGGAATGCAGGATCTCGGCACTGCCCTCCGGATCGGCCATCACATCCTGATAGCCCTTTTCGGTTGCCCGCAAAAAGGCCTTGATCATCTCAGGATCACTCTCGATAACTGCATCGCTGGTAATGATGATGGGCGTATAATAATCCAGCCTCTCATCCAGCTGCCGGCATTCCATATAATTCAGCTTAACGCCGTTCATCTCGGCCATCACGCTGTCCCAGCCTTCAAAGAACCACATGATATCACAGCTTTTTCCCAGCGCCTCGAAGCCGCTGCCATCTGAAATGACCATATTCAACTTCGAAAAATCCTTGCCTTCCTTCGTCATGCAGGCCTCCAGCACAGCGGCCTCGCCCGGTCCGGCCCAGCCGGCATAGGTCTTGCCTTCAAAATCCGCTGGCGACGTGATGCCGCTGTCAGCCAGCGTCACGAAACCGGAGGTATTGTGCTGAATAATCGTCGCCACCGCTTTCACTGGCAGCGGATCCTCCGAGGTCAGCGCGATCGTCACATCCTCCTGATAGGCAATGCCAAACGTACCCTTCTGCTGCGCAATCAGCGTAGCCGTCGCCCCCTCGGTCGGCTCGATGATCTCCACATCCAGCCCCTCAGCCTCATAATACCCTTTATTCAGCGCCACATACATGCCCGTATGATTGGTATTGGGCACATAATCCAGCACCACCGTCACCTTTTTCAGCTCCTGATTTTCCTTGCTCTGCTCTCCCGTCTGCGTATCGCCGCAGGCGCACAGCGCTGTCGTGAGAGCCGCCACCAAAATCAGTGCCACTGCCTTTTTCAATTGCTTCTTCAACTTTCTTCCTCTTTTCATTCAATAGATTTGTATATAAACCCAGCGCCTAGTTTCCCCGCCTGGCGGGAAGCACGACGCGGCTTATTACCTTGATCAGGCCGTTCATCAACAGACTCAGCAGGATAATCATGATGACGCAGGCAAACACCCGGTCCAGCATATAGCCATTTTTCGCCCGGATCAGATAATATCCAAGACCGCTCTGTGAGGCGATCCATTCTCCGACCACAGCGCCGCTGATGCTGTAGGTGGCTGCTACCTTTAACCCTGACAGCAGCGATATCATGGCAGACGGAATCTTCACAATGCGGTATAGCTGCCACCGCGAGCCGCCATAGGCACGGATCAGATTGAGATAGCCTTCTTCCATCTGTCCCAGCCCGTCGCTAAAGCTGATTACAATCGGGAAGAAGCACATGAGCACTACCGTCAGGATCTTGGGCGCATAGCCAAAGCCCATATAGATGATAAAGATGGGCGCCAGCACAATGACCGGCACCGTTTGCGTAACGACTAGAATGGGATACACACACTTTTTAAATGTGGGCGCGGCATCCATCCAGATGCCGATCAGGATGCCGATCACAAAGGAAATGCCCATTCCGACAAGAGCCTCTGCTGCTGTCACGCCGGCATGGCGCATCAGCTCCGGAAATTCGTTTATGAATGCATTAAACGCCGCACTCGGTGAAGGCAGCACATACAGCGGAATACCGGCAATCCGCACCACTGCCTCCCATATCAGCAGCAGCCCTATGATCACTAGCACAGGCGCTGTCTTCGTCAATCGTTTCATTGTTCTATCTTCTCCTTTTTAACACAAAAAACCGATGCGTCTTATCTGGACGCATCGGCATGTATACAGCTCATGAATACTTGCAAAGGCCGCCTTTTATGCGCCGCCCTGCAAGCATCCTATTTGTCACTATATTTTCCTGCGCCAGTATTATCTGTATCAGGTTCAAAGGGTCAAAACCTTATGGTTTACTCTCAGGCCTTCGGCCTCCCCATTTTTGTTTCATTATACGCCAGATAAAAAGCATATGCAAGCTTTTTATTTTAAGTGCATCAAATTGCCAGTCTCTGGATATGCTATCCTCTATACTTGATTATGGAGGTAACGATTGATATTATGTTTGAAATGACACCCTTTGAAAAAAGCTATCGCAGCCTATTCAGCCGCAGCCCCTTTGCTGAGCTTGAAAAAAATTTCTTTGGCAATCTGAACGGCGCCTACGAATTTCAGACGGATATTCAGGATCAGGGCGACTCTTTTCTGCTGGAGGCCGATCTGCCTGGCTTTGATAAAAAGGATATTCAGGTGGATGTCCACCACCACCGCCTGACGATCAAGGCCACGCGGCATTCTCAGCAGGAGCAGCAGGATGAAAAAGGAAATTATCTGCGCCGGGAACGCA of Lachnospiraceae bacterium contains these proteins:
- a CDS encoding hydrolase TatD — encoded protein: MQIIDMHAHISAFLEPQAEQELALRKQNDLITCFSSGTPEEWRFLQTFKGRPELRLSFGLHPWYADQWTIEESMPALEQCDLIGEIGMDSVWCSVSLEVQQRQLEKQLQLAADQKKPVILHTKGQEERIADLLQGFPERICVHWYSGPEKTLERYMALDCYFTLGPDTARLAEAGAHLQQQMLREIPAERLFVETDGIEAVAWAMQKETMELTQIPAVLMENLAYAAKQKGQTPEALARQMRVNLEKFLS
- a CDS encoding ABC transporter ATP-binding protein, which encodes MKLNICALSFSYADQTVLRELSFAVQDGEFVSILGPSGCGKSTLLNVLAGNLRPQSGKIEIDGARIEGVSRQFAYMPQSDLLLPWRTILDNVCLYGEIHHQKDRMKSRAREQMARFGLQGCEEKYPHELSGGMRQRAAFLRTTLCEADIYLLDEPFGALDVITRGNMQDWLQELRRNLKKTILLVTHDTDEAIYLSDRILILGGPGEGIRKEITIAQKERDRQWLYAQGALRAEIYEIIQAKGEKTDADH
- a CDS encoding ABC transporter substrate-binding protein, whose translation is MKRGRKLKKQLKKAVALILVAALTTALCACGDTQTGEQSKENQELKKVTVVLDYVPNTNHTGMYVALNKGYYEAEGLDVEIIEPTEGATATLIAQQKGTFGIAYQEDVTIALTSEDPLPVKAVATIIQHNTSGFVTLADSGITSPADFEGKTYAGWAGPGEAAVLEACMTKEGKDFSKLNMVISDGSGFEALGKSCDIMWFFEGWDSVMAEMNGVKLNYMECRQLDERLDYYTPIIITSDAVIESDPEMIKAFLRATEKGYQDVMADPEGSAEILHSYAPTYDLEMLKKSQTYLAGKYMEDAEVWGIMKDEVWDNYSAFLKEYGVINQTIPASDCYTNEFLGK
- a CDS encoding ABC transporter permease is translated as MKRLTKTAPVLVIIGLLLIWEAVVRIAGIPLYVLPSPSAAFNAFINEFPELMRHAGVTAAEALVGMGISFVIGILIGIWMDAAPTFKKCVYPILVVTQTVPVIVLAPIFIIYMGFGYAPKILTVVLMCFFPIVISFSDGLGQMEEGYLNLIRAYGGSRWQLYRIVKIPSAMISLLSGLKVAATYSISGAVVGEWIASQSGLGYYLIRAKNGYMLDRVFACVIMIILLSLLMNGLIKVISRVVLPARRGN
- a CDS encoding Hsp20/alpha crystallin family protein, which produces MFEMTPFEKSYRSLFSRSPFAELEKNFFGNLNGAYEFQTDIQDQGDSFLLEADLPGFDKKDIQVDVHHHRLTIKATRHSQQEQQDEKGNYLRRERTYGSFTRSFDIDAIQEDQISASYADGVLRLTLPKKKEALPASHQIEIQ